GCGAGATTCGCGACGAGCTCTCACAATTCGACGAGGCACATCCGGCGATTGAACTGGCTCTGAACTGGCTTGATGCAAACGCCCCCGAAGCCGACGACGTCGTATTGATTCATGGCGACTTCCGTACGGGTAACTTTCTCGTTTCGCCCGAAGGATTGCAGGGCGTCGTCGACTGGGAATTCGCTCACTGGGGCGACCGGCATGAAGATATTAGCTGGCTGTGCATGCTCGACTGGCGCTTCGGCGTCATCAAGAAAGAGGTCGGCGGCTTCGCCGATCGCGACGCCTTTTATGAAGCCTACGAGCGCCACTCAGGAGTAAAGGTCGACGTCCAACGCGTCCTTTTCTGGGAGGTGATGGGTAACGTTCGCTGGGCCGTAGGATCGATTCAGCAGGCCGAACGTCATCTGTCGGGTAAAGACCGAGGTATCGAATTCGCTTCGATAGGACGACGCACGGGCGAGATGGAATTTGAAATGATGAGGTTAATCGAACATGCAGGATAAACCGAAGGCCGAAGATCTGCTTGAAGCAGTGCAGGATTTCTTGATGAAAGAGATCCTGCCCGAGATTCGCGAGAACGACCTGCTTGCCTACAAGACTCTCGTCAGCTGGAATATGCTGGGCGTGATCTCGCGCGAGATCAAATCCGAAGAAGAGACGATTTCGGCCGAGCTGGAACGCATGGCGCCGCTTCTCGGCGAAAAGATTCCGACAGGACTTTCCTTTCAGGAGAAACGCAACCTTCTCGGACGGCTCACCTCCGATCTGGCCGAGAAGATCCGTAACGAACGCATCGTCGATACGGGCAGCCTTGTCTGGAAGACCGTAAAAGAATCCGTGGCGGCGAAGCTGCGCGTCTCGAATCCCCGCTTTCAGGCCGACGAATGACTCAGGTTAACGAGATCTGGATCGTTCGACACGGACGAGCGGGCGTCGAAGGCGAATACGATTGCCTCACGCAGCAGGGGTTCGCCCAGGCGAAGGCGCTCGGCGATTATCTGCGACAGATGCAGATCCGCTTCGATGCGGCTTTTTCGGGATCGCTGCGTCGCCAGCAGGAAACGCTTTCGACCATCCTTGAAGGTTTAACCGAATCCCCGACCGACCAGATCGACGTTCGCGAGGCCCTGAACGAGTTTTCGCCCAGACAGGTGATCCGCGTCGCGGCAAAACTGCGCGAATCAAACGAAGAATTCCGCGGCGTCTTTGACCGATGGCAGAACGAGTGGAGCGACTCGGTAGAAACGGGAAAGCCTCTGTTCTTTAAAGTGATGCGCCATTTCCTCGAATACTGGGCCTTCGAGCCCGGCGAACACGGCTTTCAGTCCTGGGCCGCTTCGGTGCTTGAAGGGTTCTCTGCCCTGCCGCACCACGGACGTCTGCTTGTCGTCAGCTCGGCCACTCCGATCGCCCTTGCCGCCGGCGCCGCCTTCGGCATGAAGCCCGTAGAATCGCTCAAGCTTCTACAACCGATCTACAACAGTTCGATTACGATCGTGCGGCGCTCGGATCGCGGATTTGAAAGCGAGGTTCTTGAGCCGGTCATGTTTAACGCCGTGCCGCATCTTCGCGATCCATCGATGCTGACGCTGCTGTAAGAAATCGGGAGTGCATCCGTCCATTTCCTGCTTTACAGCAGCTCGCATCTGACCGAGCTGTTTTGGTGAGCACCATCGTCCTCGTCAATGTCTCCGGGCCCGATCGCGCCGGCATTACCCGTTCCGTCACCGAAATCCTCGGCCGCTACGGCGTGCGAGTGCTCGATATCGGCCAGGCCGTCATCCATAACCATCTTTCGCTCGGGCTCTTGATTCAGATTCCGCCCGAATCGGAATCGGCGCCCGTGCTCAAGGATCTGCTCTTTCGCACGCACGAAATGGGATTACAGCTGAAGTTCACTCCCATATCCGAAGACGATTACGAGCTGTGGGTTAACGCACAGGGAAAAGAGCGCTATATCATTACGGCGCTTTCGCGAAGCATCACAGCCGAACAGATCCACCAACTCACGACCATCATATCCGAAAACGGGCTGAACATCCAGGGAATAACACGTCTTTCGGGACGCTTCTCGCTCCGCCATCCACCGGAGCGCCCACGTGCCGGCGTCGAATTTCAGGTGCGGGGCGAACCCGCCGATGCCGCGGCCATGCGTCTTGCGTTTCTTGCGCTGGCCCAGGACCTGGGCATGGACGTCTCCTTTCAAAAAGACGACCGCTATCGACGCAATCGCCGCCTGGTCTGCTTCGATATGGATAGCACGCTGATTCAGGCCGAGGTCATCGACGAGCTGGCCCGCGAGGCCGGCGTCGGCGAACAGGTCGTCGCCATCACCGAAAGCGCCATGCGCGGGGAGATCGACTTCAACGAAAGCTTCCGCCGCCGGGTCGCCCTACTGAAAGGGTTATCCGAATCCCGTCTCGACAGCATCGTCGAACGCATCTCTCTCACCGAAGGCGCCGAAGAGCTGATCCGCGCTTTAAAGGGCATGGGACTGAAGACGGCCATCCTTTCAGGCGGATTCACCTTCTTCGGCCGCCGACTGCAACAGCGCCTGGGCATCGATTATCTTCATGCGAACGAGCTCGTCATCGAAAACGGCGTCGTCACGGGCGAGGTGCGCGAACCCATCGTCAACGGACAGCGCAAGGCCGATCTCTTAAAGCAGATCGCCGAACAGGAAGGCATCCGTCTGGAACAGGTCATCGCCGTCGGCGACGGAGCAAACGATCTGCCGATGATCGGCCTGGCCGGATTAGGCATCGCCTTTCAGGCCAAGCCGCTTGTGCGCAAAAGCGCCAGCCATGCTATATCGAATCTCGGTCTGGACGGGATTCTCTATCTGCTCGGCGTGCGAGATCGAGACGTATAAGAAACGCGGTAAAATCGATCCTTCGTTTCAGAACCCGCCCCGGGACAGCTTCTTAATCAGTGATCATGGTTCTCGTCAGGCGAGCCATGATCGCTATGCATGATGCGATCGGCCCAGGCAAGCGCGATCGTCGATACGAGAAAAACGGCGTGGATAATGACCTGCCACATCACCTGCTCGGTATCGCGATTGGCGATGTTTACGAAGCTTTTGAGCAGATGAATGCCCGATACGCCGGCAAGAGCACCGGCAAGTTTAACCTTTAACGTGCCGGCGCCGATCTTCTCAAGCCATTCCGGATGATCCCGGTGCTCATCGGTTTCCAGTCTGCTGACGAACGTCGAATATCCTCCGATGATGACCATAATGAGCAGGTTGGCCACCATCGTAACGTCGATCAATCCGAGAACGGCGAGCATCAGCATCTCTTCGCTGATGGAATCGATATGCGAAAAAAGATGCCAGAGCTCGATATAAAACTTATAAGAATACAGAAGCGCCGCAGCGATCAAGCCGATATAGAGAGGAAGCTGCACCCATCGACTGGCAAAGATGATGCGTTCAAGAACGTGCTCGATACGATTCTTCATGACGATGCAGATTTCGAGAAGCCTTCCTCCCGAAAAGCAAAATCCCGTCGGTCTGAGGCCAAAATCTGGATAGCCCCGTCCTATACCGTAACGATGACCTTACCCGCCGCATGTCCGGCTTCGAGATATCGCATCGCCTCAGCCGATTCTTCAAGCGGATAACGTCGATCGATCACAGAGCGAATCTTGCCCTGTGCGAGCAAATCGCTCAGCAGCTCAAGGTCGGCTCGATTCGGCTTCGACGATACGGTCACAATCTTCTTCTTTGAAGCGAGAGAATAAAGCGGGCCGAGAAGCAGCGCCTGGAAAAGCTGACGACCGTCACCACCGACCATAGCATAGATGCCCGACGGCGTAAGGCATCGTCTGTACTCGTCAAGCGATCGAAAGCCGTTCACTCCGATGATGGCATCGTATAACCTGCCGGATTTCGTGAAATCCTCTTTCGCATAATCAATGACGTTGTGTGCACCGAGCGATCGGGCAAGCTGCTGCTTCGCGCCGCTACAAACGGCCGTGACCTCGGCGCCAAGATGGCGAGCGATCTGAATAGCGTAGGTTCCCACTCCGCCCGACGCTCCGTTGATCAGAACCTGTTGCCCCGACTGCACGTTCGCCGCATCACGCAGCGCATGCAGGGCCGTCATGCCGGCAAGAGGAAGAGCGGCCGCCTCTTCAAAAGAGATGTTCTGTGGCTTCAGGATCAGCTCATCTTCGCCGGCGCATTTGAATTCGGCAAGGCCGCCGAAATTCGAAGCGAAGACGTCTCCAAAAACCTCGTCGCCGGGTTCAAAGCGCCTTACCTGAGAACCGACCGCTTCGACGACTCCGGCCACATCGGCGCCTAACGTAGTGATACGCTTCGGCCGCAAAAGACCGGAATACAGGCGGGCAAGAAAAGGATCGGCCCTCATCATACGCCAGTCGGCCGCATTCAACGAAACCGCTCGAACGCGAATCAAAACATCGCGCTCGCCGGGAGTGGGCCTGGCGACCTCTCGCATCTGCAAAACTTCCGGCGGTCCGTATTTTTCGAAAACAATGGCTTTCATGATGATATCCTGAGAGAGATTCGGTTAGTTGAAATTCGCTGTTCGCTGATCCGGAATCACTTATCTACATCGACAGCTATTCAGAGTCCGCGTTCATTCTTTTTACTTTTCACTCGCAATGCATCGCGCACGCGCATAAGAGCAAAACCGAGCAGGTTCTCGCCTGGCCACTGATCGGGTGCTGTAATCCGGGCCACTTGCTCGTTCAGACCGATACCCCAGATGCTGTCATCGGGGCTTGCTTCTACAAGCACACGATCGCCAGTTGAAAACAGGAAGTCGGCAAGCTCTGGATTTTGAGAGAACTTATGCAGATTCCCCTCGAAAACAATGCGACCCTTTTCCCGATTCCAGGTCTCTTCATCAAACCTCCGGATCTGCCGACCGAGTTTTTTCGCTACCGCGGGATTCTCGTCATCAAGCATTGACAGCATAATACTCTCATCTTGAAACAGCCTGGCCTTCTCATACATCATCCAGTGCTCCGCAGTAGGGAAAGAGAGGCCTTCGAAAAGAAAGGCGCGACGGTACCACTGACTCAAGCATTCTTTGCCGATTTGAGCGACGTCTCTCGAAGTGTGCCCCCAGAAAAACAGGAAAGCCGGGGGCTCGCTTTGTTTGATACTCCGCCTCAGATTGGCCATCGAGTATATTTGATCAGAAGAGTCACTCATACTCCCTTTATCCCTCTGCCGGAAAAACTATGAACCGAGCCGGCACATGCTCCGTTAACCATACGCCGTTTTCAGACAGGAAAAACGCATGCTCGCCGGCGTTCATCGAGCCGGCATCAACGCGCAAAACGATCGGCCTGCCGCGGCGCATGCCTACCGCTCGGGCCGTTTCTTTATCAGCGGAAAGATGAACAA
This region of Leptonema illini DSM 21528 genomic DNA includes:
- a CDS encoding NAD(P)-dependent alcohol dehydrogenase, producing the protein MKAIVFEKYGPPEVLQMREVARPTPGERDVLIRVRAVSLNAADWRMMRADPFLARLYSGLLRPKRITTLGADVAGVVEAVGSQVRRFEPGDEVFGDVFASNFGGLAEFKCAGEDELILKPQNISFEEAAALPLAGMTALHALRDAANVQSGQQVLINGASGGVGTYAIQIARHLGAEVTAVCSGAKQQLARSLGAHNVIDYAKEDFTKSGRLYDAIIGVNGFRSLDEYRRCLTPSGIYAMVGGDGRQLFQALLLGPLYSLASKKKIVTVSSKPNRADLELLSDLLAQGKIRSVIDRRYPLEESAEAMRYLEAGHAAGKVIVTV
- a CDS encoding DUF6285 domain-containing protein, with translation MQDKPKAEDLLEAVQDFLMKEILPEIRENDLLAYKTLVSWNMLGVISREIKSEEETISAELERMAPLLGEKIPTGLSFQEKRNLLGRLTSDLAEKIRNERIVDTGSLVWKTVKESVAAKLRVSNPRFQADE
- a CDS encoding TIGR00645 family protein — encoded protein: MKNRIEHVLERIIFASRWVQLPLYIGLIAAALLYSYKFYIELWHLFSHIDSISEEMLMLAVLGLIDVTMVANLLIMVIIGGYSTFVSRLETDEHRDHPEWLEKIGAGTLKVKLAGALAGVSGIHLLKSFVNIANRDTEQVMWQVIIHAVFLVSTIALAWADRIMHSDHGSPDENHDH
- the serB gene encoding phosphoserine phosphatase SerB codes for the protein MSTIVLVNVSGPDRAGITRSVTEILGRYGVRVLDIGQAVIHNHLSLGLLIQIPPESESAPVLKDLLFRTHEMGLQLKFTPISEDDYELWVNAQGKERYIITALSRSITAEQIHQLTTIISENGLNIQGITRLSGRFSLRHPPERPRAGVEFQVRGEPADAAAMRLAFLALAQDLGMDVSFQKDDRYRRNRRLVCFDMDSTLIQAEVIDELAREAGVGEQVVAITESAMRGEIDFNESFRRRVALLKGLSESRLDSIVERISLTEGAEELIRALKGMGLKTAILSGGFTFFGRRLQQRLGIDYLHANELVIENGVVTGEVREPIVNGQRKADLLKQIAEQEGIRLEQVIAVGDGANDLPMIGLAGLGIAFQAKPLVRKSASHAISNLGLDGILYLLGVRDRDV
- a CDS encoding histidine phosphatase family protein — protein: MTQVNEIWIVRHGRAGVEGEYDCLTQQGFAQAKALGDYLRQMQIRFDAAFSGSLRRQQETLSTILEGLTESPTDQIDVREALNEFSPRQVIRVAAKLRESNEEFRGVFDRWQNEWSDSVETGKPLFFKVMRHFLEYWAFEPGEHGFQSWAASVLEGFSALPHHGRLLVVSSATPIALAAGAAFGMKPVESLKLLQPIYNSSITIVRRSDRGFESEVLEPVMFNAVPHLRDPSMLTLL
- a CDS encoding NADAR family protein, coding for MSDSSDQIYSMANLRRSIKQSEPPAFLFFWGHTSRDVAQIGKECLSQWYRRAFLFEGLSFPTAEHWMMYEKARLFQDESIMLSMLDDENPAVAKKLGRQIRRFDEETWNREKGRIVFEGNLHKFSQNPELADFLFSTGDRVLVEASPDDSIWGIGLNEQVARITAPDQWPGENLLGFALMRVRDALRVKSKKNERGL